The genomic window GCTTTATACATGTACATTAACATCTAAATTAAGACATTCctccccaaacatccaaatgGAAAGGAGAAATTAATGAACTTGGTTTTATGCAGACAAATTGCAAGTACTAACCTTCTCAAGGTCTAAGTTTCCCTCACAAACTATGCTGACGGATGAAACACCAGGATCGTGACTATGATCATGAGAGTGGTGATCtgcatataaaacaaaaaattgtcctTACTTCATAGCAAAACTACAGTAAAATTAAGAATATTCTATAAGCTATATCCTTATGCTTTGTCCTTATGAAAGTATTGATTTGGGAAGCAAATAGGAAAAATTGATGGCCAATgtccaaataataaaattagatGACACAATGATATAGATTTCTAGGCATCCAAATAAAATGCATAATTAAGCAAGTCAAACTTAATTGACAAATCTCATAGAAAATAGGCACCACTGCAACCTGGAGTCCTGGACAGTGTTACAAACAACATGCCACAAATACAACACACAAAACAAATTTATAGGTACCATGTTTGTGGTCATGTGAATCCTCATGGTGATGGTGGTGATGATCATGATCATGGTGTTCGTGGTCGTGGCCGTGGTCGTGCTCATGGTCATGGCTATGGGCatgatcttcttcttttgatCCTTCATCATTAACGGCGCTCTCAATCCTTAAAAAGATCAAGAAGACATGCACAAATCATATATTCAGGTTTGGACAGGGAAAACATAACAAGATATTAACTGAAGAAGAAATATCTAAATATCCACTTAAGgttgtgacttttttttttaacggcaaatatTATTAACCAGCTCACGGCACAAGACGAACAAAGACCGGTAAAAAAGGAGTTACATGACATTTAAGATTATGACTTACATGGCAACAAAGCAAGGCACTTGACAAAGGCAGAAAAATGTGAGTACTACTTACATCATCATTAGATAAAAACTAAACACTTAGATAGAAGAGTGAgttgtaaaatttaaaaaaacagCTAAGAGAAAGACACCAAAAGTTCTTAAAAGGTATTTGGTAGGAAATGagaatgatttcagtgtatggtcaacaaaaaaatgaaaataactcaAGTATATGTACGGGCTCGCAGGATCGACATGATTAAAACAAAACTCATAGTGCCTACATTAATAATTTCCTTTTTctaaaacaattgaaaaataagaaacaagaacaaaaatgTACCTCTCCAAATCAAAGCCACCAATGCCAAGAACATAATCCAAGTTCACCTTTCCATACTCTGTCCGCTTTAAATTGGCCAAGCTATTTATTTTCTgaaatatataatgcaatagCATTAGCCATGCGTTTTTAGAACTATgaattaaaattaagaaaagaaCTAAACGCTTAGATACAGTAAAAAGAGAAAGACACTAACCCTGATTCGCTGGACCAAAGAAGTGATGTCTGATTCACCAACAAGGTCAGTCTGGTGCAAGATAGACAAGAGTGTTATTAGAACTACTTGTATCTACGTCTAGGTTAGAGAAGATTCTCAGTTAAAATAAGGTTATGGCTATTCCTTGCAGAAAAATCTGTAAAAGCTTATAGATGTCATGGAGAAGTTAATTAAGATATTTTGAGATGCAGAAACTGATTTCATCTCATATGAGAAGctgttttcaaaacaaaaaaaaaaatcataagtaTTGTAGGattcttttaacatttcttttccATGAGTGTTTCTTGAGAATTTTATCCAGAGTTTCATAGAATGAGAATCTATATCTTGCACAAAGAAGAAAGTATTCATTTCATTCCATAACGCCCATAGTTCAGTTCAAGAACAATTTAGAATTAAATGCGTAGAAGGATCAGACCGACCAAACTGCATTATAGTGTAACCAATAGCGCCCTATACTAGCAGCAAATTAGATCAGTTTAGTATAGTGGCCACAGTGGAAGCTATAGCGGCCGAAACAATAGTAGTCGTGGTGAGATGATGCTGCATCTCATAATGAGATGGAACATTCCAAAAAAGCCCTTACTATTTAAATGTCTGGGCTTTGTGGTTAGGTATTATAAAAATTGTAGAATTGAAAAATACCAAAACAGTGTTGGGGTTTTCTCTCACTCTATCTCACTCCTACTGTCCTTTTACCCCCTCCCTGTGTCAGTCATAGCTAATTGTTGAGTTTTTATGTAtgtataaatattaaatgtataaAAGTTTCGAATAATAACCATCCTGCTGCCCAGCTATATGGCGATTTGGGGTCGGTCCCTACACTCCTCTGTCTAGGATAGATAACACTACTCCAATATAAGttgattatatattaattaattggttagttagttagttagttaataAAAGATAATACATAGGCTACTTTATCAATAATCCAAGTTTTTCTATAAACCAAACTAAAAGTcattcttaaataaaaataaattagtcatTATCTTATTTCAAAAGCTGTTTTTAAAAACCTCACAAATCTTGCAAGATTCTTTTAATACTTTGTTTTCCATAAGTGCTTTAGTGTTGTCAATTGTGGATTGCGGAAAATAGAAGTTTGTTAAAATTCCGCTATGCAACACTGTTATAGCAGCTATGTCACAATATTTTGTGCTAAATAGTGCATGGCAGAACAGTAGCGATATGTTCAAATTCCGTTATGCAATAGCGCTACAACATCGGTGATATAGCAGCTAGTAAACAACATTGAAGTGCTTTGTGAGAAGATTATCCAAACGGCACAAAGAAAGTATTAATTTCATTCCATAACCCGGTATAGAATTTTTAGAGTGATTCTGAATTCGATATATGGAAGGATATATAACCATACTGTACTTTATATTATTTAGCTATCTATCTATTTACTAAATCTAAATTAACAATGTGCTATTTTCTCAACAATCCATGTTTTTCATCAACGAAAAACTAAATGCAATTCTGCAATACATATAAATTAGCCAACAATACCTTATTTACAATAATTCGATCAGCATATGCAATCTGTTCCACTGCCTCATTTACCACACCTTTTGGCTTGACCTCATCAAGATGAAGACCAGCATGTTTGGCATCTACCAAAGTGACAACACCATCCAACTTGACTTCATTGAAAATATTATCCTCAGCATAAAAGGTCTGAATTATCGGCGCCGGATTCGCCAAACCTATAGAAATACAAAAATGAATCAAATCACATCAATATACTAAAACCCTAATAAGCAGTTCCATTTCACAACTATCATCTacaattttttatgataaaagtTGCTTAGTTACTTACCAGTAGTCTCTATAACAATATGATCAAATTTCCCTTTCTTGGAAGTAACTAATTCATTAATCATTCTAACAAGATCACCCCTCACAGTACAACAAAGGCATCCATTATTCAACAACATAATATCTTCAGCACCAGCCGTTTTCGCCGCGACTAAAGAACCATCGATATCAATTTCACCAAACTACAATAATGCATAAATCAAAACATTAACACAcaaataatcataatcatatacATATTCAAATCCAGTACGCCACATACCTCATTCTCAATAACCGCAATTCGTTTTCCATGCTCCGCAGTCAGAATATGGTTTAGCAGCGTTGTCTGTTCAATTTGAAGTCAAAATTAGTCATACACCGTAATTATTCAATTGAAATTgataagaaaatgagagaagaTAACAATACCTTGCCGGAACCGAGAAAACCGGTGATGATAGTTGCGGGAATGCGGTTATCCGGTGGAATAACGGTGGTAACGTCGGAGTCATCATCGGTTTGAGTAGGAGAAGAGGTGGATGTTGCTGCAACTGTGAAGTGGCGAGTGAGTTTGTTAcggttgttattgttgttgcgGCAGAAGATTCTAGAAAGTGAAGATGAATTTAACGGTTGGAAATGAATAGTTCTAATTGTTCTTGTGTTGGTAGAAAGAAGAGTGGTGAAGGGTTTGGGTTTGCGATAAGCAACACAGATTAAGCTTGATGCTAACTCAGTGAAACACGCCATGGTGAAGAGAAGGATTGATTGTAGGGACCCGAGGTTTGTTTCAAGTAGCTACTCCAAAACTATACGGTCACtaaccacaatttttttttcctttcatttttttgaTGTGTATATTGGATTGGATTTTTTGCTTTTGTATTGGGCTTCTCAAATGCGTTAGGTCCAGCAAtgtgaatttttctcttcccaccccctgGGCTGTTACATTTTTCTTAATCATAATCAAGAGATTATGATTCAGGCTTCTCAAAACTTGTTCCAAGTCCAACAATTTATTGTAGGGGAATTCTAACAAGTTGTGTCCTTAATAAGCAACTTAATAGTATGTGtaatatttctctttaaaattgtgtatttaacttttcaaaaattaaatagttatatttttcatGCAATAAttcaacttttaaatttttaacatgTTCATGGAACACTCTAATAAGAcactttttgaaaaattaatgagTTATGTTTGtcgttaaaaaaataaaataagtagtaTCGTTACAATAAAGATTTTtgcaacattaattaattaaatattgatcagatacatcaattagTAGAATAGATTTTCACGGCCAACTACAATACAAATTTCCTATTAGTTTCTCCACTTATCTTTGAGATTTGTATTACTATGTCATGCAGTTATTGTTTCTAATTGTCCGATCTGAAACCAACGTTCAGTTATAAGCCAATTAtttatagttaattttattattttttcctatcatttttataagagacaattgacttttttaattcatttaataattgatatattttgattataataTTAATCAGATATATcaattagtataaaaaaaaaggtgtgGTTTTTGTTTTGACAGACAATGATGATcctatctttttattttttttacaaaatgatcGTATCTTTCTTAATTCAATGCATAGTTGCATA from Trifolium pratense cultivar HEN17-A07 linkage group LG1, ARS_RC_1.1, whole genome shotgun sequence includes these protein-coding regions:
- the LOC123924536 gene encoding COBW domain-containing protein 1-like, translated to MACFTELASSLICVAYRKPKPFTTLLSTNTRTIRTIHFQPLNSSSLSRIFCRNNNNNRNKLTRHFTVAATSTSSPTQTDDDSDVTTVIPPDNRIPATIITGFLGSGKTTLLNHILTAEHGKRIAVIENEFGEIDIDGSLVAAKTAGAEDIMLLNNGCLCCTVRGDLVRMINELVTSKKGKFDHIVIETTGLANPAPIIQTFYAEDNIFNEVKLDGVVTLVDAKHAGLHLDEVKPKGVVNEAVEQIAYADRIIVNKTDLVGESDITSLVQRIRKINSLANLKRTEYGKVNLDYVLGIGGFDLERIESAVNDEGSKEEDHAHSHDHEHDHGHDHEHHDHDHHHHHHEDSHDHKHDHHSHDHSHDPGVSSVSIVCEGNLDLEKANMWLGTLLMEHSEDIYRMKGLLSVQGMDERFVFQGVHDIFQGSPERLWGPDEPRTNKIVFIGKNLDSKDLEKGFKACLL